The proteins below are encoded in one region of Streptomyces cyanogenus:
- a CDS encoding zinc-dependent alcohol dehydrogenase, producing the protein MKALCWEGVNKLSVEQVPDPALRNDQDVIVRLVAGTTCGSDLHLIGGYIPFMRSGDVIGHEFLGEVVEAGSAVRRHKVGDRVVVCSFVGCGRCWYCAHDLWSLCDNTNTNPGIGQALFGADTGGIFGYSHAMGGLRGSHAEYVRVPFADYGAFPVPEGVDDTSALFVSDSVPTGWMGADLAGVKPGDVVAVWGCGAVGQMAARAAILLGAERVISIDRIPERLQMTERHIGSEVIDYTSTDVGAELRERTGGRGPDVCIEAVGMEAHSDSPVHLYDQVKQQLRLQTDRPTAVRQAIHACRKGGTVFVLGVFAGAVDKFPLGAVINKGLTVRGAQQHGQRYIPMLLERLAAGELSTAHLATHTVPLDEAPRAYEMFKEKTDGCVRAVIRPGD; encoded by the coding sequence GTGAAGGCCCTGTGCTGGGAAGGCGTCAACAAGCTCTCCGTCGAGCAGGTGCCCGATCCCGCCCTGCGCAACGACCAGGACGTGATCGTACGGCTCGTCGCCGGCACCACCTGCGGCTCGGACCTGCACCTCATCGGCGGGTACATCCCCTTCATGCGGTCCGGGGACGTCATCGGTCACGAGTTCCTCGGCGAGGTCGTGGAGGCGGGCTCGGCGGTACGCCGGCACAAGGTGGGCGACCGGGTGGTGGTCTGCTCGTTCGTCGGGTGCGGCCGTTGCTGGTACTGCGCCCACGACCTGTGGTCCCTGTGCGACAACACCAACACCAACCCCGGCATCGGTCAGGCCCTCTTCGGCGCCGACACCGGCGGCATCTTCGGCTACTCCCACGCCATGGGCGGGCTGCGCGGCAGCCACGCCGAGTACGTGCGCGTCCCCTTCGCCGACTACGGGGCCTTCCCGGTCCCGGAGGGCGTCGACGACACCAGCGCCCTGTTCGTGTCCGACTCGGTGCCCACCGGATGGATGGGCGCCGACCTGGCAGGGGTGAAGCCCGGCGACGTGGTCGCCGTATGGGGCTGCGGGGCCGTCGGCCAGATGGCGGCGCGCGCCGCCATCCTGCTGGGCGCGGAACGTGTGATCTCCATCGACCGGATCCCCGAACGCCTTCAGATGACCGAGCGGCACATCGGCAGCGAGGTCATCGACTACACGAGTACCGACGTCGGGGCGGAACTGCGCGAGCGCACCGGCGGCCGTGGCCCGGACGTGTGCATCGAGGCCGTGGGCATGGAAGCCCACAGCGACAGCCCCGTCCACCTCTACGACCAGGTCAAGCAGCAGCTCCGGCTCCAGACCGACCGTCCCACCGCCGTACGGCAGGCCATTCACGCCTGCCGCAAGGGCGGCACGGTCTTCGTCCTCGGCGTCTTCGCCGGCGCCGTCGACAAGTTCCCCCTCGGCGCGGTGATCAACAAGGGCCTGACCGTGCGGGGCGCCCAGCAGCACGGTCAGCGCTACATCCCGATGCTGCTGGAGCGGCTGGCCGCCGGCGAGCTGAGCACGGCCCACCTGGCGACCCACACCGTGCCCCTCGACGAGGCGCCGCGGGCCTACGAGATGTTCAAGGAGAAGACGGACGGCTGCGTGCGCGCGGTGATCCGGCCGGGCGACTGA
- a CDS encoding Rieske 2Fe-2S domain-containing protein has translation MSTTPRRRPRMRQSRLLRLLDRLEREPRADAVIDAIRKGVRALPLGDGRDLLHGRWLGHPVHPLMVQVPIGSWLSAAVLDLYPGRSREAGLLVGAGLASAAPAALAGWVDWAELHRRQQRVGLVHALANSAAVGLYAASLTSRAKGRHATGRAYGFLGLTAVAVGGMLGGHLAYRQASGANHAEEVPHVVTQGWHRIGAVADFPVDRPVRRSVDDVPILVVRETGGAIHALAERCSHLAGPLSEGTVRDGCVRCPWHGSVFRLADGWNVRGPATAPQPAFDTRITGGHVEIRLRRQDRDGQAPDEVETGQRRTETGAHGHGS, from the coding sequence ATGAGCACTACGCCACGCCGCCGCCCCCGGATGCGGCAGAGCCGCCTCCTGCGGCTGCTGGACCGCCTGGAGCGGGAGCCCAGGGCCGACGCGGTGATCGACGCGATCCGCAAGGGGGTGCGGGCCCTGCCGCTCGGCGACGGGCGGGACCTTCTGCACGGCAGGTGGCTGGGACACCCGGTCCATCCGCTGATGGTGCAGGTACCGATCGGCAGCTGGCTGTCGGCGGCGGTACTGGACCTGTACCCCGGCCGCTCCCGCGAGGCGGGCCTGTTGGTCGGCGCCGGCCTGGCCTCCGCCGCGCCCGCGGCCCTGGCGGGCTGGGTCGACTGGGCGGAGCTGCACCGACGGCAGCAGCGTGTCGGACTGGTGCACGCCCTCGCCAACTCGGCGGCCGTCGGCCTGTACGCCGCCTCGCTCACCAGCCGCGCCAAGGGACGGCACGCGACAGGCCGGGCCTACGGCTTCCTGGGGCTGACGGCGGTCGCAGTCGGCGGCATGCTGGGCGGCCACCTGGCCTATCGCCAGGCATCCGGCGCCAACCACGCCGAAGAGGTCCCGCACGTCGTCACCCAGGGCTGGCACCGGATCGGAGCCGTGGCGGACTTCCCGGTCGACCGGCCGGTACGGCGCAGCGTGGACGACGTCCCGATCCTGGTCGTCCGGGAAACCGGAGGGGCGATCCACGCCCTGGCCGAGCGGTGCAGCCACCTCGCCGGGCCGCTCTCCGAGGGCACGGTCCGCGACGGATGCGTCCGGTGTCCCTGGCACGGCAGCGTCTTCCGGCTCGCGGACGGCTGGAACGTCCGCGGCCCGGCCACCGCACCCCAGCCGGCCTTCGACACCCGGATCACCGGCGGCCACGTCGAGATACGCCTGCGCCGGCAGGACCGGGACGGGCAGGCGCCGGACGAGGTGGAAACGGGGCAGCGACGCACGGAGACGGGAGCCCATGGACACGGCAGCTGA
- a CDS encoding DUF1360 domain-containing protein, which produces MDTAADGRLARRLHGLLQRTQRQYAAGHDRPLGGYLAAMAGFAAYTTAWATAVRLRGRPLPDRPEPWDVVLTSVATFRLSRLLTKASVTSPLRAPFTRYVAPQGPAELHEEAQPEDARHTVGELATCPFCMSVWVASTLTAGQLLWPRATRTAMGALAALAGADTLQLAYSALIEKTTGE; this is translated from the coding sequence ATGGACACGGCAGCTGACGGCCGCCTCGCCCGACGTCTGCACGGGCTGTTGCAGCGCACCCAAAGGCAGTACGCGGCAGGACACGACCGGCCGCTGGGCGGCTACCTCGCAGCCATGGCGGGTTTCGCCGCGTACACGACGGCCTGGGCCACCGCCGTACGGCTCCGCGGGCGGCCGCTGCCCGACCGGCCCGAGCCGTGGGACGTGGTCCTGACCTCGGTCGCCACGTTCCGGCTCAGCCGGCTGCTGACCAAGGCGTCGGTCACCAGCCCGCTGCGCGCCCCGTTCACCAGGTACGTCGCCCCGCAGGGGCCGGCCGAACTGCACGAGGAGGCACAGCCCGAGGATGCCAGGCACACCGTCGGTGAACTGGCCACCTGCCCCTTCTGCATGAGCGTCTGGGTGGCCTCGACCCTGACCGCCGGCCAGCTTCTGTGGCCGCGTGCGACACGCACCGCCATGGGAGCGCTGGCCGCTCTCGCCGGGGCGGACACGCTGCAACTGGCATACAGCGCGCTCATCGAGAAGACAACCGGCGAATGA
- a CDS encoding YihY/virulence factor BrkB family protein produces the protein MTKLLPFGRKHHAPDERTLSSTQPEQPEPGPHRTVERAAPDTPAKLPKRAWGAVLRGSLKEFKDDELTDRAAALTYYGVLSLFPALLVLVSLLGVTGRSTTDKLLSNLKQLTPGSARDIISRAVEQLQGNAGTGSVVAVVGLVVAVWSASGYVAAFIRAANAVYDMPEGRPVWKILPVRLGVTVVLMVLAVASALIVVFTGGLARRAGTALGMGDTALTAWSIAKWPVLVLLVVLMIAILYWASPNAKVKGFRWITPGSFLALVIWMIASAGFAFYVANFGSYNKTYGTMAGVIVFLVWLWISNLAILLGLEFDAETVRQRAIVGGHPPEAEPYTQPRDTSTWDEDDRRRVDDV, from the coding sequence ATGACGAAACTGCTTCCCTTTGGCCGGAAACATCACGCGCCCGACGAACGGACACTGTCCTCCACGCAGCCGGAGCAGCCCGAGCCAGGACCGCACCGGACGGTGGAGCGAGCCGCACCGGACACGCCGGCGAAGCTGCCCAAGCGAGCCTGGGGTGCGGTGCTCAGGGGCAGCCTGAAGGAGTTCAAGGACGACGAGCTCACCGACCGGGCGGCCGCCCTGACCTACTACGGGGTGCTGTCGCTCTTCCCGGCCCTGCTCGTTCTGGTGTCCCTGCTGGGCGTGACGGGCAGGTCGACGACCGACAAACTGCTCAGCAACCTCAAGCAGCTCACCCCCGGCTCGGCCCGGGACATCATCAGCCGGGCCGTGGAGCAGTTGCAGGGCAACGCCGGAACCGGGTCCGTCGTGGCCGTCGTCGGCCTGGTGGTGGCCGTGTGGTCCGCCTCCGGCTACGTGGCCGCGTTCATCCGCGCGGCCAACGCCGTCTACGACATGCCCGAGGGCCGGCCGGTGTGGAAGATTCTGCCGGTGCGGCTCGGCGTGACCGTCGTCCTGATGGTGCTGGCGGTGGCGAGCGCGCTGATCGTGGTGTTCACCGGTGGCCTCGCCCGTCGGGCCGGCACCGCGCTCGGAATGGGTGACACCGCGCTGACGGCGTGGTCGATCGCCAAGTGGCCGGTTCTCGTCCTGCTGGTCGTCCTGATGATCGCGATCCTGTACTGGGCGAGCCCGAACGCCAAGGTCAAGGGCTTCCGCTGGATCACGCCCGGCAGCTTCCTGGCCCTGGTCATCTGGATGATCGCCTCGGCGGGCTTCGCGTTCTACGTCGCCAACTTCGGCTCCTACAACAAGACCTACGGCACCATGGCCGGTGTCATCGTCTTCCTCGTCTGGCTGTGGATCAGCAACCTCGCGATCCTCCTGGGCCTGGAGTTCGACGCCGAGACCGTCCGCCAACGGGCCATCGTCGGCGGGCATCCTCCCGAGGCCGAGCCCTACACCCAGCCACGCGACACCAGCACCTGGGACGAGGACGACCGGCGCCGCGTCGACGACGTGTAA
- a CDS encoding AI-2E family transporter codes for MQTRRVPVRTILATIGLVLAAYVGLQLVIEARRVLVWAVIALFFAVALYPAVDAVERRVTRCHRSVATLMVFLVAVVAVGALVALFVTPLAQEGTRLAGRLPHMIEDVRAGRGPVGDLLERTHALRYVQQHQEQIRSFATGLGTPALAFVRSAATTLAGVVTIVVLAYLMVLEGPKAVDGALKLVDEARAARIRRVGAECARTVTGYLTGNLLISVICGALTYVVLLIAGVPFAGLLALFVAIADLIPLVGATLGAVVASLAAFIHSIPAGIAAVVFFIVYQQVENHLLQPVILSRAVKLNPLTVLLAILVAVEVAGILGALLAIPVAGMIQVVLRDIWAHREGRPLRLPMRGDDSAGEPERATETK; via the coding sequence ATGCAGACTCGTCGGGTTCCGGTACGGACCATCCTCGCCACGATCGGCTTGGTACTCGCCGCGTACGTCGGGCTGCAACTGGTGATCGAGGCACGCCGCGTTCTGGTCTGGGCGGTGATCGCGCTGTTCTTCGCCGTCGCCCTGTACCCCGCGGTCGACGCGGTGGAGCGACGGGTGACACGGTGTCACCGGTCGGTGGCGACACTGATGGTCTTCCTGGTGGCGGTGGTGGCCGTCGGCGCGCTGGTCGCCTTGTTCGTCACCCCGCTGGCGCAGGAGGGGACCCGGCTCGCCGGCCGGCTGCCTCACATGATCGAGGACGTGCGGGCCGGCCGCGGGCCCGTGGGGGATCTGCTGGAGCGCACCCACGCCCTGCGGTACGTCCAGCAGCATCAGGAGCAGATCCGCTCCTTCGCCACCGGGCTGGGCACCCCCGCGCTGGCGTTCGTCCGCAGCGCCGCGACCACCCTGGCCGGCGTCGTCACCATCGTCGTTTTGGCGTATCTGATGGTGCTGGAGGGCCCCAAGGCCGTCGATGGCGCCCTGAAGCTGGTGGACGAGGCTCGTGCCGCCCGCATCCGCCGCGTGGGCGCGGAGTGTGCGCGGACCGTGACCGGCTACCTCACCGGCAACCTGCTGATCAGCGTCATCTGCGGGGCGCTGACCTACGTCGTGCTGCTGATCGCCGGGGTGCCGTTCGCGGGCCTGCTGGCCCTGTTCGTCGCCATCGCCGACCTCATCCCGCTGGTGGGGGCCACGCTCGGCGCCGTCGTGGCCTCCTTGGCAGCGTTCATCCACTCCATACCGGCCGGCATCGCCGCCGTCGTGTTCTTCATCGTCTACCAGCAGGTCGAGAACCATCTCCTGCAGCCTGTGATCCTGTCCCGGGCGGTGAAGCTCAACCCCCTCACCGTGCTGCTGGCCATCCTCGTCGCCGTGGAAGTCGCCGGGATCCTCGGCGCTCTGCTGGCGATCCCCGTCGCCGGCATGATCCAGGTCGTCCTCCGCGACATCTGGGCACACCGCGAGGGACGACCGCTGCGGCTTCCCATGCGGGGGGACGACAGCGCCGGCGAACCCGAGCGGGCCACCGAAACCAAGTGA
- a CDS encoding phosphatase PAP2 family protein → MAGYLQFMTVRGCVEKVDQLLTRQAASRIPDGVGRVLSAVEEAAESSKLWWGAAAAMAVAGGWRGRVAATAGLSALTLAQLVSNGLCKQLADRPRPPKEWIPHEEVHDRPDSSSFPSGHTAAAVAFTAAVAPTCPSAGVACALPAAMIALERVQSGAHYPSDVATGAVIGLACAWLTRRAPSLLLRRVLA, encoded by the coding sequence ATGGCGGGATACCTGCAGTTCATGACGGTTCGCGGTTGTGTGGAAAAGGTGGATCAGCTGCTGACCCGGCAGGCGGCTTCCCGCATCCCCGACGGGGTCGGCCGGGTGTTGTCGGCGGTGGAAGAGGCGGCGGAGAGCAGCAAGCTGTGGTGGGGCGCCGCCGCGGCGATGGCCGTGGCCGGTGGATGGCGGGGCCGGGTGGCGGCGACCGCGGGGCTGTCCGCTCTGACGCTCGCGCAACTGGTTTCGAACGGGTTGTGCAAGCAGCTCGCCGACCGGCCGCGGCCGCCCAAGGAATGGATTCCGCACGAGGAGGTGCACGACCGGCCCGACTCCTCTTCGTTCCCCTCCGGACACACTGCGGCGGCGGTCGCCTTCACGGCGGCGGTCGCACCCACCTGTCCCTCGGCCGGTGTCGCGTGCGCGCTACCGGCAGCGATGATCGCCCTCGAACGGGTTCAGTCCGGCGCCCACTACCCCAGTGACGTCGCCACCGGTGCCGTGATCGGTCTGGCGTGCGCCTGGCTGACGCGGCGTGCACCGTCGCTGCTGCTGCGCCGCGTGCTTGCCTGA